One window from the genome of Thermaerobacter marianensis DSM 12885 encodes:
- a CDS encoding YheC/YheD family protein gives MDRFEVRVTVRENPAERVVMLSPLLVERLGLPQDRPCTVRFGTRRVTGQLRGEPGLGDHQVALSASLAEALGLPAGTPLTVWREGTATLACGPLIAYVTSRSVLRALRSGADDPAIAQMATAAREAGAVLLLAGPEDILWNRSAVRAERVEVPAGGPPRLAGGVYPLPRVILYPTAVGAGPRPQELAPRARALGCTLLSHRKIRKLETYHVLHRVPAVRSLLAYTERLTPDSLARAMRRFSDLYLKPDDLSRGRGVHRLTRRRAGGWLLTHRDAQGNVERLLPDADAVRAAVRPLLRGPRVYLLQEGLPLATYLGNRFDLRVLVQKNGVGRWTVSGVVARIAPLGSAITSPRSGGQVALPEQVLQHAFGGRATAVRDSVAEAALATARAIDTALGPVYELGIDLGVLQDGTVRLIEVNGMPLKVSLQRLGDPGAEQRIQRFPVHYAAWLDIEGNRP, from the coding sequence GTGGACCGGTTCGAAGTCCGCGTGACGGTCCGCGAGAACCCGGCGGAACGGGTGGTCATGCTCTCTCCCCTGCTGGTGGAACGGCTGGGCCTCCCCCAGGACCGCCCGTGCACGGTTCGGTTCGGCACCCGCCGGGTCACAGGGCAGTTGCGGGGTGAACCCGGCCTCGGCGATCACCAGGTGGCGTTGTCGGCGTCCCTGGCCGAAGCCCTTGGCCTGCCCGCGGGGACGCCCCTCACCGTCTGGCGGGAGGGCACCGCCACCCTGGCCTGCGGCCCCTTGATCGCCTACGTCACCTCCCGGTCCGTGTTGCGTGCCTTGCGGTCCGGTGCCGACGACCCGGCCATCGCCCAGATGGCCACCGCCGCCCGCGAAGCGGGGGCCGTCCTGCTGCTGGCTGGCCCCGAGGACATCCTCTGGAACCGCTCGGCGGTCCGCGCAGAGCGGGTCGAAGTGCCGGCAGGCGGCCCGCCGCGCCTGGCCGGCGGGGTCTACCCGTTGCCGCGGGTGATCCTCTATCCCACCGCCGTCGGGGCCGGACCGCGTCCCCAAGAGCTGGCGCCCAGGGCCCGCGCGCTCGGCTGCACCCTGCTCTCCCACCGCAAGATCCGCAAGCTCGAGACCTACCATGTTCTGCACCGGGTCCCGGCGGTGCGTTCCCTCCTGGCCTACACGGAGCGACTCACGCCCGATTCCTTGGCCCGCGCGATGCGCCGCTTCAGCGATCTCTATCTCAAGCCCGACGACCTCTCGCGGGGCCGCGGCGTGCACCGCTTGACCCGCCGCCGCGCCGGCGGCTGGCTGCTGACCCACCGCGACGCACAGGGAAACGTGGAACGCCTGCTGCCGGACGCGGACGCCGTGCGCGCCGCGGTCCGCCCCTTGCTACGGGGGCCGCGGGTGTACCTCCTGCAGGAGGGATTGCCGCTCGCCACATACCTGGGCAACCGCTTCGACCTGCGCGTCCTCGTGCAGAAGAACGGCGTGGGGCGCTGGACGGTGTCGGGTGTGGTGGCCCGGATCGCGCCCCTGGGCAGCGCCATCACCAGCCCCCGCAGCGGGGGGCAGGTGGCCCTGCCGGAGCAGGTCTTGCAGCATGCCTTCGGCGGGCGCGCCACCGCGGTGCGCGACTCCGTCGCGGAGGCCGCGCTGGCCACCGCCCGCGCCATCGACACCGCGCTGGGACCGGTGTACGAGCTGGGCATCGACCTGGGGGTCCTGCAGGACGGGACCGTGCGCCTGATCGAGGTCAACGGGATGCCGCTGAAGGTGAGCCTGCAGCGGCTCGGCGATCCCGGCGCGGAACAGCGCATCCAGCGGTTCCCGGTGCACTACGCCGCCTGGCTGGACATCGAGGGGAACCGGCCGTGA
- a CDS encoding YheC/YheD family protein encodes MERVRVVPLHGSAPERVVHLGHGERAAPLRYDGANRTLALPPAWMGELGLTPDQEVHVRPRDGGQRLRLGPLVGLWVTRAVIRQWTPSLRVLMQEARAAGAIPVVFDLDGIDRRRGRVAGWVERGGKPARAVLPLPDVIYNRATYPNLRRRARARELRRQLIAVDRIPFVNTAAGFPKWETYEALRFFRATRELVPATIRFGDRKTFAGFLRRYPVAFLKADGGSAGGQVLRIQAARGGWRVQGRNQRMQIQQRFGHLDDLHAFLTRLTEDGQWVLQEGIPLPQLEGRPWDVRLEAKKNGQGEWEVPFIFVRWGPPAAVVTNEAQGADIFLLEDFRTRFAGLKVLRDLDAVATRVGRLVAMALEARYGLQGEVGVDFGLDRQGRPKVFEANAKSTHAPVPGQTVPQARWPMQYAVWLAGRAWAGRETGLALPIRSRLTVGGGDEDAAP; translated from the coding sequence ATGGAACGCGTGCGGGTGGTCCCGCTCCACGGTTCCGCTCCGGAACGCGTCGTGCATCTCGGGCATGGCGAGCGGGCCGCCCCGCTGCGGTACGACGGCGCGAACCGCACCCTGGCCCTCCCCCCCGCCTGGATGGGGGAGCTGGGCCTGACCCCGGATCAGGAAGTCCACGTGCGGCCTCGGGACGGCGGGCAGCGGCTCCGCCTGGGGCCGCTGGTCGGCCTCTGGGTGACGCGGGCGGTGATCCGCCAGTGGACTCCCTCGCTGCGGGTCCTGATGCAGGAAGCGCGGGCCGCGGGGGCGATCCCCGTGGTCTTCGATCTCGACGGCATCGACCGCCGGCGGGGACGGGTCGCGGGTTGGGTCGAGCGGGGAGGGAAGCCCGCCCGGGCGGTCCTGCCGCTCCCGGACGTGATCTACAACCGGGCGACGTATCCCAACCTGCGGCGACGGGCCCGGGCGCGGGAACTGCGCCGCCAGCTCATCGCCGTCGACCGGATCCCCTTCGTCAACACGGCCGCCGGCTTCCCCAAGTGGGAAACCTACGAGGCGTTGCGCTTCTTCCGCGCCACCAGGGAACTGGTGCCCGCCACCATCCGGTTTGGCGATCGCAAGACCTTCGCCGGGTTCTTGCGCCGCTACCCGGTGGCGTTTCTCAAGGCCGATGGCGGCAGCGCCGGCGGTCAGGTGCTGCGCATTCAGGCGGCCCGGGGAGGCTGGCGCGTCCAGGGACGCAACCAGCGGATGCAGATCCAGCAGCGCTTCGGCCACCTGGACGACCTGCACGCCTTTCTGACCCGGCTGACGGAAGACGGCCAGTGGGTCCTTCAGGAAGGCATCCCGCTCCCCCAGCTGGAGGGGCGCCCCTGGGACGTCCGGCTCGAGGCGAAGAAGAACGGGCAGGGGGAGTGGGAAGTGCCCTTCATCTTCGTCCGGTGGGGACCGCCGGCGGCGGTGGTGACCAACGAGGCGCAGGGTGCGGACATCTTCCTGCTCGAGGATTTCCGGACCCGGTTCGCCGGCCTCAAGGTACTGCGGGACCTGGACGCGGTTGCCACCCGCGTGGGCCGGCTGGTCGCCATGGCGCTGGAGGCGAGGTACGGGCTCCAGGGCGAGGTCGGCGTCGACTTCGGCCTCGACCGGCAGGGGCGCCCCAAGGTCTTCGAGGCCAACGCCAAGTCGACCCACGCGCCGGTACCGGGCCAGACCGTACCCCAGGCGCGCTGGCCCATGCAGTACGCGGTGTGGCTGGCCGGTCGGGCGTGGGCGGGCCGGGAGACCGGGCTTGCCCTGCCGATTCGCTCCCGCTTGACGGTCGGCGGCGGCGATGAGGACGCAGCGCCTTGA
- a CDS encoding YheC/YheD family protein → MVRLLVRVEIEAGRAAPVRVARGLLSALQRPPGRHVLRFGTRHVRVRLDEDAGLPPGRVAVPAAVAERLALPGGGRMAMQPVDAGLELGPLVGLMVARGVLARLRAEGVGRPFTAYARHARELGAVLCLFSPADGQVDAKAITGYRPEERRGGRWHLTEARFPVPRVILRRVFSDEGPESDPLTARGPEMGCTVLRIGRLTHLEGLQLAATDGDLAPRIPWTRRLGPDTLAEALAAFPDLFVKPDVPSGGAGVYRLTRQDRGWRLMAAAEDRTGTQELPDPRAVQAALAALAAGPTAFVVQEALPLATYLGNPFDVFALVQPDARGHWDVSALLARVAAPGCVLTSPGAGGRVAPAEAALRHAFPTRWPQVCDELGRVARAAARAVDAGAGPRFELGVQLALLPDGAVRLLQVEGQPRLDDTLLLWDAYAAQRLYRCPIHRAVGLALEWARAPLSPAAPPA, encoded by the coding sequence ATGGTGCGGCTGCTCGTTCGCGTGGAGATCGAGGCCGGGCGCGCGGCGCCTGTCCGCGTGGCCAGGGGTCTGTTGTCCGCCCTGCAACGTCCCCCGGGGCGGCATGTCCTTCGCTTCGGCACGCGGCACGTCCGTGTCCGGCTGGACGAGGACGCCGGTCTCCCCCCAGGGCGGGTGGCCGTCCCTGCCGCGGTGGCCGAGCGTCTGGCCCTGCCGGGCGGCGGGCGCATGGCGATGCAGCCGGTGGACGCAGGCCTCGAACTGGGTCCGTTGGTCGGCCTCATGGTGGCGCGCGGCGTCCTCGCCCGGCTGCGCGCCGAGGGCGTCGGCCGGCCCTTCACCGCCTACGCCCGGCACGCCCGGGAACTGGGCGCCGTGCTGTGCTTGTTCTCGCCCGCCGATGGGCAGGTGGACGCGAAGGCGATCACGGGGTACCGGCCCGAGGAACGCCGCGGCGGACGCTGGCACCTGACGGAAGCCCGGTTCCCGGTGCCGCGGGTGATCCTGCGCCGGGTGTTCAGCGACGAGGGTCCGGAGTCCGACCCCCTCACCGCCCGCGGGCCGGAGATGGGCTGCACGGTTTTGCGCATCGGCCGCCTCACCCACCTGGAGGGGCTCCAGCTGGCGGCCACCGATGGGGACCTGGCCCCGCGCATCCCGTGGACCCGGCGTCTCGGCCCGGACACCCTCGCCGAGGCTCTCGCGGCGTTCCCGGATCTGTTCGTGAAGCCCGATGTCCCCTCCGGTGGAGCCGGCGTGTACCGCCTCACGCGGCAGGATCGGGGTTGGCGGTTGATGGCCGCAGCAGAAGACCGGACCGGCACGCAGGAGCTTCCCGATCCCAGGGCGGTCCAGGCGGCCCTGGCCGCGCTCGCCGCCGGCCCCACCGCCTTCGTCGTCCAAGAAGCCCTTCCCCTAGCCACCTATCTGGGAAACCCCTTTGACGTCTTCGCCCTGGTCCAGCCGGACGCCCGGGGGCACTGGGACGTGTCCGCGCTCCTCGCCCGCGTCGCCGCGCCGGGCTGCGTCCTGACGAGCCCTGGTGCAGGCGGCCGGGTTGCCCCCGCGGAGGCCGCCTTGCGCCACGCCTTCCCCACCCGCTGGCCGCAAGTTTGCGACGAGCTGGGGCGCGTGGCGCGGGCCGCGGCCCGCGCGGTCGACGCCGGAGCGGGTCCACGGTTCGAACTCGGCGTCCAACTGGCGCTGCTGCCCGACGGCGCGGTGCGCCTGTTGCAGGTGGAAGGACAGCCACGGCTGGACGACACGCTCCTCCTCTGGGACGCCTATGCGGCCCAGCGCCTCTACCGCTGCCCCATCCATCGCGCGGTCGGCTTGGCCCTGGAATGGGCGCGGGCCCCCCTGTCCCCCGCCGCCCCACCCGCATAG
- a CDS encoding KamA family radical SAM protein — translation MGRYRTDIREIEQLAAEERQRLRPVTETYVFRVNDYYLSLIDWDDPDDPIRRIVIPSEVELAEYGSLDPSDEESNYVAPGCQHKYGPTALLLVSKVCGAYCRFCFRKRLFREDVEEHHVSMDVEPGLRYIAAHPEITNVLLTGGDPLMLSPRRLDQILTRLRAIPHVKVIRIGTKIPAFEPMRVTDNPELLEVLRRHSRADARIHFSLHFNHPREMTEEALRCIIALQEVGVTLVNQTPLLRRVNDDPAVLAELLERLTWWGIAPYYIFQNRPVAGNADFVVPLREGYRIVEQAKARVSGYAKRVRYVMSHATGKIEILAVEGERIYLKYHQARNPEDYGRFLVCRLTDDAAWFDDLQPVA, via the coding sequence GTGGGGCGCTACCGTACGGACATCCGCGAGATCGAGCAGCTTGCCGCCGAAGAGCGCCAGCGGTTGCGGCCGGTGACGGAGACCTACGTCTTCCGGGTCAACGACTACTACCTCTCTCTCATCGACTGGGACGATCCGGACGATCCCATCCGCCGCATCGTCATCCCCTCGGAGGTGGAGCTGGCAGAGTACGGGAGCCTCGACCCTTCGGACGAGGAGAGCAACTACGTGGCACCCGGCTGCCAGCACAAGTACGGGCCGACCGCCCTGCTGCTGGTCTCCAAGGTGTGCGGGGCCTATTGCCGGTTCTGCTTCCGCAAGCGGCTCTTCCGCGAGGACGTGGAGGAGCACCACGTCAGCATGGACGTCGAACCCGGCCTGCGGTACATTGCGGCGCATCCGGAGATCACCAACGTGCTGCTCACCGGGGGCGACCCCCTGATGCTGAGCCCCCGGCGGCTGGACCAGATCCTGACGCGGCTCCGCGCCATCCCGCACGTGAAGGTCATCCGCATCGGGACCAAGATCCCGGCCTTCGAGCCCATGCGGGTGACGGACAACCCGGAGCTGCTCGAGGTGCTGCGGCGCCACTCGCGGGCCGACGCCCGCATCCACTTCTCCCTGCACTTCAACCACCCACGCGAGATGACGGAAGAGGCCCTGCGGTGCATCATCGCGCTGCAGGAGGTGGGGGTCACCCTGGTCAACCAGACGCCGTTGCTGCGGCGCGTCAACGACGACCCGGCCGTCCTGGCGGAGCTCCTGGAGCGGCTCACCTGGTGGGGGATCGCGCCGTACTACATCTTCCAGAACCGGCCGGTGGCGGGCAACGCGGACTTCGTCGTGCCGCTGCGGGAGGGGTACCGCATCGTCGAGCAGGCCAAGGCCCGGGTCTCGGGCTATGCCAAGCGGGTGCGCTACGTCATGAGCCACGCGACGGGCAAGATCGAGATCCTGGCGGTGGAGGGCGAGCGGATCTACCTCAAGTACCACCAGGCGCGGAATCCCGAAGACTACGGCCGGTTCCTGGTCTGCCGGTTGACCGACGACGCGGCCTGGTTCGACGATCTCCAGCCGGTCGCATAG
- a CDS encoding YheC/YheD family protein: MLEAVRIRPCSATGLLVGPDAQATIGIRGRRHVTLCHGNCREVVGAWRDPAVPPGEIWLPRGVVDRLLAVPGIPYDVRWDGRELRLGPVVAVIVPQRSLAPSPDRWADWAAAYDRVRGLLFVTDRAHLDLERGRASGYYLRPDPRGGQWQWGRFPLPEAAYRRAALPAALYEQLPQRGTRLFDTECADKWTVYRWLSARPAVAPYLPWTVPVERLEDLPALVRCRGRLMLKRREGCRGRGLLAVWGDGSAGFWVQRRDEPAPRHVPGDRELIACLRREFGPHRYLAQQAVDLPERAGRRMDLRVIMQRDARGAWRCTGGAARFGKPGHIASNFVWEGGFGCAPDRGLRLALGLDARAARRLWDGVREAALRVCQALDAYGEFGDLGLDMAVDRAGCIWLLEVNCGLQVHRLAAFDGGAEAVRRVRQTPLLYARHLAGWPAVEPRAPSFLRSRAAGAGAVRP, translated from the coding sequence ATGCTCGAGGCGGTACGGATCCGTCCCTGTTCCGCAACCGGCCTCCTGGTCGGGCCGGATGCCCAGGCGACCATCGGGATCCGCGGGCGCCGTCATGTCACGCTGTGCCACGGCAACTGCCGGGAGGTGGTCGGGGCCTGGCGGGACCCGGCGGTGCCGCCCGGGGAGATCTGGCTGCCGCGCGGCGTGGTGGATCGGCTGCTGGCGGTGCCCGGCATCCCCTACGACGTGCGCTGGGACGGGCGGGAACTCCGGCTGGGCCCCGTGGTCGCCGTGATCGTGCCGCAACGATCCCTGGCGCCATCGCCGGACCGGTGGGCCGATTGGGCGGCGGCCTACGACCGGGTGCGCGGCCTCTTGTTCGTCACCGATCGCGCCCACCTGGACCTGGAGCGAGGCCGGGCCAGCGGCTACTACCTGCGGCCGGACCCCCGGGGCGGGCAATGGCAGTGGGGCCGGTTCCCCCTGCCCGAGGCGGCGTACCGGCGCGCCGCATTGCCCGCCGCCTTGTACGAGCAGCTGCCGCAGCGGGGCACGCGCCTGTTCGACACCGAGTGCGCGGACAAGTGGACCGTCTACCGGTGGCTGTCCGCCCGGCCCGCCGTGGCGCCTTACCTGCCGTGGACGGTTCCCGTGGAGCGGTTGGAGGACCTGCCTGCGCTGGTGCGCTGCCGCGGGCGCCTGATGCTCAAGCGCCGGGAAGGATGCCGGGGGCGCGGGCTGCTGGCCGTCTGGGGCGACGGCAGCGCGGGGTTTTGGGTCCAGCGCCGGGACGAACCCGCACCCCGGCACGTCCCCGGCGACCGGGAGCTGATCGCCTGCCTGCGCCGCGAGTTCGGTCCCCACCGCTACCTGGCCCAGCAGGCGGTGGACCTGCCGGAGCGGGCCGGGCGGCGGATGGACCTTCGCGTCATCATGCAACGCGACGCCCGGGGAGCGTGGCGGTGCACCGGCGGGGCGGCCCGCTTCGGCAAGCCCGGCCACATCGCCAGCAACTTCGTCTGGGAAGGGGGCTTCGGCTGCGCGCCGGACCGTGGCCTGCGCCTCGCCTTGGGCCTCGACGCCCGGGCGGCCCGCAGGCTCTGGGACGGCGTGCGGGAAGCCGCCCTGCGCGTCTGCCAGGCGCTGGATGCCTACGGCGAGTTCGGCGACCTCGGCCTGGACATGGCCGTCGATCGCGCAGGGTGCATCTGGCTGCTCGAGGTGAACTGCGGCCTGCAGGTCCACCGGCTGGCAGCATTCGACGGCGGCGCCGAGGCCGTCCGGCGCGTGCGGCAGACCCCCCTGCTCTATGCCCGCCACCTGGCCGGGTGGCCTGCGGTCGAGCCGCGAGCGCCCTCGTTCCTCCGCAGCCGAGCGGCAGGGGCGGGCGCCGTCCGGCCGTGA
- the polA gene encoding DNA polymerase I — MCPSSARPDTKLVLIDGHSLMYRAFFALPPLATADGVPTNAVYGFLTMLLRLLEEVAPQYIGVAFDRGLPAFRVERFPAYKGHRPEQPDELRPQFPLVKDVLAAMGVATVEHEGFEADDLLGTLAHRARAAGVDRVLLVTGDRDVLQLVGDGVEVLLTRKGISDLQRYDEARIREEMGIAPAQFLDVKALMGDPSDNIPGVPGIGEKTALKLIQQFGDLETVLARPEAAGGKKLPGLLRQYADQARLSRELARIRTDAPVEFDPERFARRPPDPAVLRPLLLRLEFRSLVDRLGLQAGRSTAGTRASGETGPGDGQDPNREGQAVERGERHRRPAAPAPPVPAPEAAEAAGAGAEPEWPPVDTLPDPAAVARWLEERVAGPQGGAVATREGPPADAVRGSRQGAGAGQPEAPPAEDGPAGEPVTVVAVLAPAPSGPPSRAEAGDDPPTSATSGAAGGGPQLGGIGLAAAGRAAAWVAAGATGGGGATPGPDQSAGADHRTLAAALLRRSLAGFDLKPLYRWLLRSQEAEAGRPRSPAESAGRGPGDAGAGGEAGAAPAAGGAALRPAPRATVLPAPASDLKLAAYLLDPVRNRYYLVDVARQFFGWELEEGPADRPDDPACRTTQLLGRDAALCARLRPAVEAELAARGLERVYREIELPLVPVLAAMEEAGIAVDRRQLEELGRLFTRRSQELAEQIYQLAGETFNINSTQQLGQILFERLGLPVVKKTKTGYSTDAEVLETLAARHPIAELVLEYRSLVKLQGTYVDGLAEHIGPDGRVHTTFQQTVAATGRLSSTQPNLQNIPIRDEPGRSLRRAFVAPPGHRLVAADYSQIELRVLAHYSGDEGLLEAFARGQDVHARTASEIFGVPLEQVTPEQRRVAKAVNFGLAYGQTDYGLARALRIDRADARRFMDRYFERYPGVKRYMEETIRRARQHGEVTTLLGRRRPVPEIRHRVYHIRQNAERVAINTPIQGTAADIMKLAMIRVYRALAGEGLRARIVLQVHDELLVEAPEDEVPAVAALLRREMEGAFPLAVPLVVDVKAGTNWYEMEAVGAGA, encoded by the coding sequence TTGTGCCCATCCAGCGCTCGCCCCGACACCAAGCTCGTCCTGATCGACGGACACAGCCTGATGTATCGGGCGTTTTTCGCCCTGCCCCCGCTGGCGACGGCGGACGGCGTGCCCACCAATGCCGTGTACGGGTTCCTCACCATGCTGCTGCGCCTGCTCGAGGAGGTGGCGCCGCAGTACATCGGCGTCGCCTTCGACCGCGGCCTGCCGGCCTTCCGGGTCGAGCGCTTCCCGGCGTACAAGGGGCATCGGCCCGAGCAACCGGACGAGTTGCGGCCGCAGTTCCCCCTGGTCAAGGACGTCCTGGCCGCCATGGGCGTGGCCACCGTCGAGCACGAGGGCTTCGAAGCCGACGATCTGCTGGGCACGCTGGCGCACCGTGCCCGGGCGGCCGGCGTCGACCGGGTGTTGCTGGTGACCGGTGACCGGGACGTGCTGCAGCTTGTCGGCGATGGGGTCGAGGTGTTGCTGACCCGCAAGGGCATCAGCGATCTGCAGCGGTACGACGAGGCGCGCATCCGCGAGGAAATGGGCATCGCCCCGGCCCAGTTCCTCGACGTCAAGGCCCTGATGGGCGACCCCTCCGACAACATCCCGGGGGTGCCGGGCATCGGCGAGAAGACCGCTCTCAAGCTGATCCAGCAGTTCGGCGACTTGGAGACGGTGCTGGCCCGGCCGGAGGCCGCGGGCGGCAAGAAGCTGCCCGGCCTGCTGCGCCAGTATGCCGACCAGGCGCGGCTGAGCCGGGAGCTTGCCCGGATCCGGACCGACGCCCCCGTCGAGTTCGACCCCGAGCGGTTTGCCCGCCGGCCGCCCGACCCGGCGGTGCTGCGGCCTCTGCTGCTACGCCTCGAGTTCCGCAGCCTGGTGGACCGGCTGGGGCTGCAGGCCGGGCGATCCACGGCGGGCACCCGTGCCTCCGGGGAGACGGGCCCAGGGGACGGGCAGGACCCGAACCGAGAGGGCCAGGCCGTGGAACGCGGCGAGCGCCACCGCCGCCCGGCTGCCCCGGCGCCGCCGGTCCCTGCGCCGGAGGCGGCCGAGGCCGCCGGCGCCGGAGCCGAGCCCGAGTGGCCTCCGGTGGACACGTTGCCGGACCCGGCAGCCGTAGCCAGGTGGCTCGAGGAGCGGGTCGCTGGCCCGCAAGGGGGGGCGGTCGCCACGCGGGAGGGGCCACCGGCCGACGCGGTCCGCGGGTCGCGGCAGGGCGCGGGCGCGGGGCAGCCCGAAGCGCCGCCGGCTGAGGACGGGCCGGCGGGCGAGCCCGTCACCGTGGTCGCGGTGCTCGCCCCGGCGCCGTCGGGACCGCCGTCCCGGGCGGAGGCGGGTGACGACCCACCGACTTCCGCGACGTCAGGGGCGGCCGGCGGCGGGCCCCAATTGGGTGGCATCGGGCTGGCGGCGGCCGGTCGGGCGGCGGCCTGGGTGGCCGCCGGCGCGACCGGTGGGGGCGGCGCCACGCCGGGCCCGGACCAGTCGGCCGGTGCGGACCACCGGACCCTGGCGGCAGCCCTGCTGCGCCGGTCGCTGGCCGGGTTCGACCTCAAGCCGCTGTACCGGTGGCTGCTGCGGTCGCAGGAGGCGGAGGCCGGCCGCCCGCGGTCGCCGGCGGAGTCTGCCGGCCGAGGGCCCGGCGACGCCGGGGCCGGCGGGGAGGCGGGCGCGGCGCCGGCAGCCGGGGGCGCGGCCCTGCGTCCGGCACCGCGGGCAACGGTGCTCCCGGCGCCCGCCTCCGACCTCAAGCTGGCGGCGTACCTGCTGGACCCCGTCCGCAACCGGTACTACCTGGTGGACGTGGCGCGCCAGTTCTTCGGATGGGAGCTGGAGGAGGGCCCTGCCGACCGTCCCGACGATCCCGCCTGCCGCACGACGCAGCTGCTCGGGCGCGACGCCGCCCTGTGCGCCCGGCTGCGGCCCGCGGTGGAGGCGGAGCTGGCCGCCCGGGGTCTGGAGCGGGTCTACCGGGAGATCGAGCTGCCCCTGGTGCCCGTGCTGGCCGCCATGGAGGAGGCCGGCATCGCCGTCGACCGGCGCCAGCTGGAGGAGCTGGGCCGGCTCTTCACCCGGCGCAGCCAGGAGCTGGCGGAGCAGATCTACCAGCTGGCGGGGGAGACGTTCAACATCAACTCCACCCAGCAGCTGGGGCAGATCCTCTTCGAGCGGCTGGGCCTGCCCGTGGTGAAGAAGACCAAGACGGGCTATTCCACCGACGCGGAGGTGCTGGAGACCCTGGCGGCCCGGCACCCCATCGCCGAGCTGGTGCTGGAGTACCGGTCCCTGGTCAAGCTCCAGGGCACCTACGTGGACGGCCTGGCCGAGCACATCGGCCCCGACGGCCGGGTGCACACCACCTTCCAGCAGACGGTGGCCGCCACGGGCCGGCTGTCCAGCACCCAGCCCAACCTGCAGAACATCCCCATCCGGGACGAACCCGGCCGCTCCCTGCGCCGCGCCTTCGTCGCGCCGCCGGGGCACCGGCTGGTGGCCGCCGACTACTCCCAGATCGAGCTGCGGGTCCTGGCGCACTACAGCGGCGACGAGGGGCTGCTGGAGGCCTTCGCCCGCGGCCAGGACGTCCACGCCCGGACCGCCAGCGAGATCTTCGGCGTGCCCCTGGAGCAGGTGACGCCCGAACAGCGCCGGGTGGCCAAAGCGGTGAACTTCGGCCTGGCGTACGGGCAGACGGACTACGGCCTGGCCCGCGCCCTGCGCATCGACCGGGCCGACGCCCGCCGCTTCATGGACCGCTACTTCGAGCGCTACCCCGGCGTGAAGCGGTACATGGAAGAGACCATCCGCCGCGCCCGCCAGCACGGCGAGGTGACCACCCTGCTGGGGCGGCGGCGGCCCGTGCCCGAGATCCGCCACCGGGTGTACCACATCCGGCAGAACGCGGAGCGGGTGGCCATCAACACGCCCATCCAGGGGACGGCCGCCGACATCATGAAGCTGGCCATGATCCGGGTCTACCGCGCCCTGGCGGGCGAAGGGCTCCGGGCCCGCATCGTCCTGCAGGTCCACGACGAGCTGCTGGTGGAGGCGCCGGAGGACGAGGTGCCGGCGGTGGCCGCCCTGCTGCGGCGGGAGATGGAGGGCGCCTTCCCCTTGGCCGTGCCCCTGGTGGTCGACGTCAAGGCCGGCACCAACTGGTACGAGATGGAGGCCGTCGGCGCCGGTGCCTGA
- the mutM gene encoding bifunctional DNA-formamidopyrimidine glycosylase/DNA-(apurinic or apyrimidinic site) lyase, producing the protein MPELPEVETVRRDLERHLEGAWIAGVRVLRPDVVVGATPPALERAIVGARFRRFARRGKYLLLELEEPAAGAAGGTALAAGRGAAGAAVGGASEVNAGVPGTPEPAGRGQPAGPARPATPRPPRCRWLVIHLRMTGRLTLARCGEPLLPHTHLILDVAGAAPWDQLRFSDPRRFGRVYLLSKSPFSRRAVSGRARDTADRETELRHREDALPEGLRTLGPEPLSRRFTAAELARRLAGRRAPVKSLLLDQRAVAGVGNIYADEALFRARIHPARPAGELSPAEVARLVRALRRVLREAVAAGGTTFSDYRDGLGREGRFARRLAAYGRQGEPCLRCGTPIATLRLGGRTAHFCPRCQPVRTGGDHGQT; encoded by the coding sequence GTGCCTGAGCTGCCCGAGGTGGAGACCGTCCGCCGGGACTTGGAGCGGCACCTTGAGGGGGCGTGGATCGCGGGCGTGCGGGTGCTGCGCCCCGATGTGGTCGTGGGCGCGACGCCGCCGGCACTGGAGCGGGCCATCGTGGGGGCCCGGTTCCGCCGCTTCGCCCGCCGCGGCAAGTACCTGCTCCTCGAGCTGGAGGAACCGGCTGCGGGCGCCGCCGGCGGCACCGCCCTGGCCGCCGGGCGGGGAGCTGCCGGAGCCGCCGTGGGGGGAGCCTCCGAAGTCAACGCCGGGGTTCCGGGGACGCCGGAGCCGGCCGGCCGAGGGCAGCCTGCCGGGCCGGCCCGGCCCGCCACGCCACGGCCGCCCCGGTGCCGGTGGCTGGTGATCCACCTGCGCATGACGGGGCGGCTGACCCTGGCGCGATGCGGCGAGCCCCTCCTGCCCCATACCCACCTGATCCTGGATGTGGCAGGCGCGGCGCCGTGGGACCAGCTGCGGTTCTCCGACCCGCGGCGCTTTGGCCGGGTGTACCTGTTGTCGAAAAGCCCCTTCTCGCGGCGAGCCGTCTCCGGGAGGGCCCGGGACACGGCGGACCGGGAGACGGAGCTCCGGCACCGGGAGGACGCCTTGCCCGAGGGCTTGCGCACCCTGGGGCCCGAGCCGCTGAGCCGGCGCTTCACCGCGGCGGAGCTGGCCCGGCGGCTGGCGGGACGCCGGGCGCCCGTCAAGTCCCTGCTGCTGGACCAGCGGGCGGTGGCGGGCGTGGGCAACATCTACGCCGACGAGGCGCTGTTCCGCGCCCGCATCCATCCGGCCCGCCCGGCGGGGGAGCTGTCGCCCGCCGAGGTGGCCCGGCTGGTCCGGGCCCTCCGGCGGGTCTTGCGCGAAGCCGTGGCCGCAGGCGGCACGACCTTCTCCGACTACCGGGACGGCCTCGGGCGGGAAGGGCGGTTCGCCCGCCGGCTGGCGGCCTACGGCCGCCAGGGGGAGCCCTGTCTCCGTTGCGGCACGCCCATCGCCACCCTGCGCCTGGGCGGTCGCACCGCCCACTTCTGCCCGCGGTGCCAGCCGGTGCGCACCGGTGGGGACCACGGCCAGACCTGA